A stretch of Palaemon carinicauda isolate YSFRI2023 chromosome 34, ASM3689809v2, whole genome shotgun sequence DNA encodes these proteins:
- the LOC137626530 gene encoding uncharacterized protein: MSDLPEDRLEPSPPFTNVGVDAFGPWTIDSRRTCGGYANSKRWAILFSCLVTRAVHIELIEEMSSSAFINAVRRFISLRGNVKIFRSDRGANYIGAVDKLRIDSINVEEGPFRKFLYNSGTTWIFNPPHSSHMGAAWERKCREIINSRPLVPVSTDPENPFILIQTMLLTQRRQIISSHRINKETSMKETCIFA, from the exons ATGTCTGATTTACCAGAGGATCGTCTTGAGCCATCACCTCCATTTACAAATGTAGGGGTAGATGCCTTTGGACCATGGACAATAGATTCACGTAGAACTTGCGGTGGATATGCTAACTCCAAGCGTTGGGCTATACTTTTTTCTTGCCTAGTAACTAGAGCTGTTCATATCGAGCTTATTGAAGAAATGAGCTCCTCGGCTTTTATTAACGCTGTCAGACGATTTATATCTCTAAGAGGTAATGTGAAAATATTCCGGTCCGACCGTGGAGCTAATTATATTGGTGCAGTCGACAAGCTGAGAATAGACTCTATTAACGTCGAGGAAGGACCTTTCAGGAAATTCTTGTACAATTCTGGAACTACTTGGATCTTTAATCCACCTCATTCCTCTCACATGGGAGCAGCATGGGAAAGG AAGTGTCGGGAGATAATTAACTCCAGGCCTCTAGTACCTGTGTCAACAGATCCAGAAAACCCATTTATCTTAATACAAACTATGTTATTAACTCAGAGAAGACAGATTATATCTTCACATCGGATCAATAAGGAGACTTCAATGAAAGAGACTTGCATCTTTGCATAG